From Alkalispirochaeta americana, one genomic window encodes:
- a CDS encoding HDOD domain-containing protein translates to MMQKVRAAARAHKPISIKSYTLPHQTEMQIEEILGAFLKELNRDVLKDSLAYCLRELTTNAKKANTKRVYFEEKELDLSSDEDYRQGMQTFKQETLDNIGYWLEKQEAAGLYVRVSFQIQGKDLHIRVANNTHITRKEQIRIYDRIARSRAFRSLEEAMTAVLDDSEGAGLGIVILVLMLKKLGLDEEAFDIDVENNETVARLVIPMDETKGDHLTHMSQELTAHIQSLPQFPESIMQLRALLDDPDAEVTEIARTLGQDPALTADLLRTVNSARYMLPRKMDNVVEAVKVVGLRGLKQMLFSYGTQRVLGDGSENAVSRALWEHSQRVAFYAYGITRHVSKRKDLLDDVYVGAILHDMGKIVFSNIHPDTVEKINDFSRKKGIPSSVFEEMSEGIAHAEVGAQLAQRWNFPDVLIETIRHHHAPLKAPPRYRDVVATVFLANTLANMDADEYELLDGRVLRLLGVESPERLRLIHQRLQEQYDTEYAHLDHRRDSSS, encoded by the coding sequence ATGATGCAAAAAGTCCGCGCGGCAGCTCGCGCACACAAACCGATCTCTATCAAGAGTTATACCCTTCCTCACCAAACGGAAATGCAGATTGAGGAAATTCTGGGGGCGTTCCTGAAGGAGCTCAACCGGGATGTTCTCAAGGACTCTCTCGCCTATTGCCTGCGGGAACTTACGACAAACGCAAAAAAGGCCAACACCAAGCGTGTGTACTTTGAAGAGAAGGAGCTGGACCTCTCCAGCGACGAGGATTACCGCCAGGGCATGCAAACCTTCAAGCAGGAAACCCTGGACAACATCGGCTACTGGCTGGAAAAACAGGAGGCGGCGGGTCTCTACGTGCGGGTGAGTTTTCAGATCCAGGGCAAGGATCTCCATATCCGCGTGGCCAACAACACCCACATCACACGAAAAGAGCAGATCAGGATCTACGACCGCATCGCCCGGTCCCGGGCATTCCGGAGCCTCGAGGAGGCGATGACGGCGGTTCTGGACGATAGCGAGGGGGCTGGCCTGGGGATTGTTATTCTGGTACTGATGCTCAAGAAGCTGGGCCTTGACGAAGAGGCCTTCGATATCGACGTGGAGAACAATGAGACCGTGGCGCGCCTGGTAATCCCCATGGACGAGACCAAGGGAGACCACCTCACCCACATGTCCCAAGAGCTCACCGCCCACATTCAGTCGCTTCCCCAGTTTCCCGAGAGCATCATGCAACTGCGGGCACTCCTGGACGATCCCGATGCCGAGGTCACAGAGATCGCAAGAACGCTGGGCCAGGATCCGGCGCTTACGGCGGACCTGCTCAGAACGGTGAACAGTGCCCGTTACATGCTCCCCCGCAAGATGGACAACGTCGTAGAGGCGGTAAAGGTGGTGGGGCTCCGGGGGCTCAAGCAGATGCTGTTCAGTTACGGAACACAGCGGGTGCTGGGCGACGGCTCGGAGAACGCTGTCTCCCGTGCCCTCTGGGAGCACAGCCAGCGCGTGGCCTTCTACGCCTACGGAATAACCCGCCACGTGAGTAAACGAAAGGACCTCCTGGACGATGTCTACGTGGGAGCGATTCTCCACGACATGGGCAAGATCGTCTTCTCGAATATTCACCCCGATACGGTTGAGAAGATCAACGATTTCTCCCGCAAGAAGGGAATCCCCTCGTCGGTCTTCGAGGAGATGAGCGAGGGGATAGCCCATGCCGAGGTGGGGGCCCAGCTGGCCCAGCGGTGGAACTTTCCCGACGTGCTGATTGAGACGATCCGGCACCACCACGCTCCGCTGAAAGCCCCTCCCCGATACCGGGATGTGGTGGCCACGGTTTTCCTGGCAAATACCCTGGCCAATATGGATGCCGACGAATACGAGCTCCTGGACGGGCGCGTGTTGCGTCTTTTGGGGGTGGAATCTCCCGAACGGCTCCGCCTCATCCACCAGCGCCTCCAGGAGCAGTACGATACCGAATACGCCCACCTGGACCATCGCCGCGATAGCTCTTCCTGA
- a CDS encoding Lon protease family protein: MQKSSDRFRLDPALVRYTICEEELAGIRPSYIHHRIIGQPRAVEALNLALAIPAKGYNVFVAGQAGTGKRTAVMRILKDQPFDPHQLRDIAYVNNFHQPDRPRVLSFSPGDALRFRRKVHDLIETLKEQLPTILEKSGFREERDRIMLDTEQREASALQSFESDLSREGFTIVQIQEEQEQRSDISPVIEGTPVPMEELQKHVAQGSLEPARAEALRRRYYQLMDQMNQIFLSLRGDRLVAEKQLRTLQKETIQPLLDQLVLEVTDVFQGEKIHHHLEELKEDILENLELFIPQDLSRDQEIQQELQRYNINIVLDHSNTRKKPVIFESHPDYQKLFGSQDSLPDGDGAQGFLTLRGGSLIAASGGYLVLRAEDVLSHDEIWASLKRALQDGITEIRTPPSPFGGPQQNLKPEPIELNLKVILMGSEHVYEILFHQDEEFGKLFKVLSEFDSVMANSAETRKAYLDFMEMICEEEQLLPLDPGGKAAILEYGVRLSEFRDKISTRFSLIADLIRESNHWARQSQTAAIGRASVEKARDMRRFLHNLPEEKFDEQLSSGEMILQVTGHRIGAINGLSVLDRGYYAFGRPMLITARVAPGSDGIINIERESGLSGEIHDKGIYIIQGFLQATYATTFPLSINASIGFEQSYVEVDGDSASSTEIYVLLSAIGDIPLRQDIAVTGSVNQFGQIQPVGGISEKIEGFFATCRLMGLTGDQGVLIPRTNVQNLILSQEVQEAITGEQFHIYAIDTVDEGIEILTGLPAGTRGNDGHFPKHTVNGRVERRLRQMAEQVKDFS; the protein is encoded by the coding sequence ATGCAAAAGTCTTCAGATCGATTCCGCCTGGATCCGGCCCTTGTGCGCTACACTATCTGCGAGGAAGAACTCGCCGGCATCCGGCCCAGCTATATCCACCACCGTATCATCGGGCAACCCCGGGCGGTGGAGGCCCTGAATCTGGCCCTGGCGATCCCGGCAAAGGGCTACAACGTTTTCGTGGCAGGTCAGGCCGGGACCGGCAAGCGTACCGCCGTGATGCGGATCCTCAAGGACCAGCCCTTTGATCCGCACCAACTGCGGGATATCGCCTATGTGAACAATTTTCACCAGCCCGACCGCCCCCGGGTTCTCTCCTTTTCTCCAGGTGATGCTCTCCGGTTTCGCCGGAAGGTCCACGATCTCATCGAAACGCTGAAAGAACAGCTCCCCACCATTCTCGAAAAAAGCGGGTTCCGGGAAGAACGGGACCGTATCATGCTCGATACGGAACAGCGCGAAGCCTCAGCCCTCCAGTCTTTCGAGAGCGATCTCTCCCGGGAAGGGTTTACCATCGTCCAGATCCAGGAAGAGCAGGAGCAACGAAGCGATATCAGTCCTGTGATTGAGGGAACCCCCGTGCCGATGGAGGAGCTTCAGAAGCACGTGGCCCAGGGATCCCTTGAGCCTGCCCGGGCCGAAGCCTTGCGCCGGCGCTACTACCAGCTCATGGATCAGATGAACCAGATTTTTCTCTCCCTCCGGGGCGATCGGCTGGTAGCGGAGAAACAACTCCGCACCCTCCAGAAAGAGACGATTCAACCTCTTCTTGACCAGCTTGTCCTGGAGGTGACCGATGTATTCCAGGGAGAAAAGATCCACCACCACCTGGAGGAGCTCAAGGAGGATATCCTTGAAAACCTGGAGCTCTTCATTCCCCAGGATCTGTCCCGGGACCAGGAGATCCAGCAGGAACTCCAGCGCTACAACATCAACATCGTCCTCGACCACAGCAATACCCGGAAAAAGCCTGTTATCTTTGAAAGCCATCCCGATTACCAGAAGCTCTTTGGCTCCCAGGACAGCCTTCCCGACGGTGATGGTGCCCAGGGGTTTCTTACCCTCCGCGGCGGAAGTCTCATCGCGGCTTCGGGGGGATACCTGGTCCTCCGGGCTGAGGATGTGCTCAGCCACGACGAGATCTGGGCAAGCCTTAAGCGGGCTCTCCAGGACGGTATCACCGAGATACGCACCCCCCCCTCACCCTTTGGAGGGCCTCAACAGAACCTGAAACCCGAGCCGATCGAGCTCAACCTGAAGGTCATCCTCATGGGGAGCGAGCATGTCTACGAGATTCTCTTTCACCAGGACGAGGAGTTTGGAAAACTCTTCAAGGTCCTGAGCGAGTTCGATTCGGTTATGGCCAACAGCGCGGAAACGCGCAAGGCCTACCTGGATTTCATGGAGATGATCTGCGAGGAGGAACAGCTTCTGCCGCTGGATCCCGGCGGGAAGGCAGCCATTCTGGAATACGGTGTGCGTCTCAGCGAGTTCAGGGACAAAATCAGCACCCGCTTTTCCCTGATCGCGGACCTGATCCGTGAATCGAACCACTGGGCACGGCAGAGCCAGACCGCGGCGATCGGCCGCGCGTCGGTGGAAAAGGCCCGGGACATGCGCCGCTTCCTCCATAATCTGCCGGAAGAAAAGTTTGACGAGCAACTTTCCTCGGGCGAGATGATTCTCCAGGTCACGGGCCACCGGATAGGGGCGATCAACGGGCTTTCCGTCCTTGACCGGGGCTATTATGCCTTTGGCCGCCCCATGCTGATCACCGCCCGGGTCGCCCCCGGATCCGACGGCATCATCAATATCGAACGGGAAAGCGGACTCTCGGGAGAGATCCACGACAAGGGGATCTATATCATCCAGGGATTTCTCCAGGCCACCTACGCCACCACGTTCCCTCTCTCGATCAACGCCAGCATCGGCTTCGAGCAGAGTTACGTCGAGGTCGACGGCGATTCCGCCTCTTCCACCGAGATCTACGTTCTTCTCTCGGCTATCGGGGATATTCCCTTGCGCCAGGATATTGCCGTCACGGGAAGCGTAAACCAGTTCGGTCAGATCCAGCCCGTGGGCGGGATCAGCGAGAAGATCGAGGGCTTCTTTGCCACCTGCCGCCTCATGGGCCTTACGGGAGACCAGGGTGTGCTCATTCCACGAACGAATGTCCAGAACCTGATCCTTTCACAGGAAGTTCAGGAGGCCATAACGGGGGAACAGTTTCACATCTACGCCATCGATACGGTGGACGAGGGAATCGAGATTCTCACGGGACTTCCCGCCGGAACACGAGGAAACGACGGGCACTTCCCCAAGCATACCGTAAACGGCAGGGTGGAACGGCGCCTGCGACAGATGGCGGAGCAGGTCAAGGACTTTTCCTGA
- a CDS encoding sugar-binding transcriptional regulator yields the protein MNTEDRIYQEALSVATMYYYQGLTTEAIAREMNFSRPKVSRLLSHARSSGMVEIKIVNVQKALSPLERQIRDTFGLDAVHIVPAPELMGEVVWLERVARYTANYLNSVLSSGDILAIAWGTTISEIASNLIPHRVPELRVVQLNGSGNTFTPDNRYAANILHHFAQNYEANVMLFPVPTFFDYRETKAAMWQERSVKRIIDLQQNASVLLYSIGSVNAGVPSHVYSTGYLDPEDMEELEREQVIGDLATVFFREDGSWEDIPLNSRASGPPLSLYRKVKRAICVVSGRNKVPGLRAALKARLMSELILDEPTARLLCRSGDCGDLET from the coding sequence ATGAATACGGAAGATCGAATTTATCAGGAAGCCCTTAGTGTAGCAACAATGTATTACTACCAGGGGCTGACCACCGAGGCCATAGCCCGGGAAATGAACTTTTCCCGGCCAAAAGTGAGCCGACTCCTCTCCCATGCCCGTTCTTCGGGAATGGTGGAGATAAAAATTGTCAATGTCCAGAAGGCTCTCTCTCCACTGGAGCGGCAGATTCGGGATACCTTTGGTCTCGATGCAGTTCACATTGTACCGGCCCCGGAGTTAATGGGCGAGGTTGTGTGGCTGGAACGGGTGGCTCGATACACCGCAAACTACCTGAACTCGGTTCTCTCGAGCGGAGATATTCTGGCGATCGCCTGGGGGACAACAATCAGCGAGATCGCCTCCAACTTGATCCCCCACCGGGTTCCCGAACTGCGGGTAGTCCAGCTGAACGGTTCCGGCAACACCTTCACTCCTGACAACCGCTACGCCGCAAACATTCTCCATCACTTTGCCCAGAACTACGAAGCCAACGTGATGCTCTTTCCCGTCCCCACCTTCTTTGATTATCGGGAGACCAAAGCGGCCATGTGGCAGGAGCGGAGCGTCAAGCGAATTATCGATCTGCAACAGAACGCCAGCGTGCTGCTCTACAGTATCGGCTCCGTGAACGCCGGGGTCCCCAGTCACGTCTACTCCACAGGGTATCTGGATCCCGAGGATATGGAGGAGCTTGAGCGTGAGCAGGTTATTGGTGATCTGGCAACGGTATTCTTCCGCGAAGATGGAAGCTGGGAAGATATTCCTCTGAACAGTCGGGCCAGTGGTCCCCCGCTGTCGCTCTATCGGAAGGTGAAGCGGGCGATCTGTGTTGTCAGCGGCCGGAACAAGGTTCCCGGGTTGAGGGCTGCCCTCAAGGCGCGTCTCATGAGTGAACTCATCCTCGATGAACCCACGGCCCGGCTCCTGTGCCGATCCGGTGATTGTGGAGACCTCGAGACATGA
- a CDS encoding Nif3-like dinuclear metal center hexameric protein: MTLQEIDAYFHEILPIDEFAGIDSSRNGLQVSRQAQTIRRVAFAVDAARQVFEEAADWGADLLFVHHGIFWGREEVLRGAHYRRLFTLFQKDLALYAVHLPLDAHLSLGNNARMAAVLGLTDVEPFGLVRNVPIGVSGRLTEPLSLDEVQKRLFGPAFTPLAVLPFGRPRVESVGLISGGAPLEVDQAIRQGLDLYITGDANHVAYHRCRESGINAIFAGHYATETWGVRAVAEKLASDTGIETTFLDVPTGL, translated from the coding sequence ATGACCCTGCAGGAAATTGATGCCTATTTTCACGAAATACTCCCTATCGATGAGTTTGCCGGAATAGATTCATCGCGCAATGGCCTGCAGGTTTCCCGGCAGGCCCAGACCATTCGCCGTGTCGCCTTTGCCGTCGATGCTGCCCGGCAGGTCTTCGAGGAGGCTGCCGATTGGGGTGCAGATCTTCTCTTTGTTCATCACGGAATCTTCTGGGGCCGTGAAGAAGTCCTCCGGGGAGCTCACTACAGGCGGCTCTTCACGCTTTTCCAGAAGGATCTGGCGCTCTACGCAGTTCACCTTCCCCTGGACGCGCACCTTTCGTTGGGCAACAACGCCCGTATGGCCGCTGTCCTGGGTTTGACCGATGTCGAACCCTTCGGTCTGGTGCGAAATGTTCCAATTGGTGTATCGGGGCGTCTGACCGAACCTTTGAGTCTCGACGAGGTGCAGAAACGCCTTTTCGGTCCCGCTTTTACCCCCCTGGCGGTTCTTCCCTTTGGTCGGCCCCGGGTCGAGTCGGTGGGGCTCATTTCCGGAGGAGCTCCTCTGGAAGTCGATCAGGCGATCCGGCAGGGTCTGGATCTGTACATAACCGGTGACGCCAACCATGTAGCGTACCACCGTTGCAGGGAGTCCGGGATTAATGCTATTTTCGCAGGGCATTACGCTACTGAGACATGGGGGGTACGGGCCGTTGCGGAAAAACTTGCGAGTGATACGGGAATCGAGACGACCTTTCTCGATGTTCCCACCGGGCTGTGA
- the lspA gene encoding signal peptidase II, translating to MTRSYKTTLGDPPQRELLKPLILLAGIVILDQITKALVVATVPLYYEAGYTLPVVGDFFRILHVRNLGIAFSIGQGLPPLVRQGLFILLPVVVLVVLFCTFYLSSDLPQRQRWCVAAIMGGGVGNLVDRIFRPLGVVDFLDFKFYGILGMERWPAFNVADAAVVVGGIFLVLFVLLPSSEGT from the coding sequence TTGACCAGATCCTATAAAACCACCTTGGGTGATCCTCCGCAGCGGGAGCTGTTGAAGCCGTTGATCCTCCTGGCAGGAATCGTCATTCTGGATCAGATCACGAAGGCCCTTGTTGTTGCTACGGTGCCGCTCTACTACGAAGCCGGTTACACACTTCCCGTGGTGGGTGATTTCTTTCGGATCCTTCATGTGCGAAATCTGGGAATTGCCTTCAGCATCGGCCAGGGGTTGCCGCCTCTGGTCCGGCAAGGGTTGTTTATTCTCCTGCCGGTTGTTGTTCTGGTGGTTCTCTTTTGTACCTTTTACCTGAGCAGCGATCTGCCGCAACGGCAACGGTGGTGTGTTGCTGCGATCATGGGGGGAGGCGTGGGAAACCTGGTCGACAGGATCTTCCGGCCTCTGGGGGTCGTCGATTTTCTTGATTTCAAGTTTTACGGCATTCTGGGAATGGAGCGGTGGCCGGCTTTCAACGTGGCCGATGCTGCCGTGGTGGTGGGGGGGATCTTTCTGGTCCTCTTTGTTCTTCTGCCTTCATCGGAGGGAACATGA
- a CDS encoding coiled-coil domain-containing protein: protein MVYTSVMSSSFDTSDNLFVSPEASEQDTEAPRFADLFDEDLPDDFQDDPDADEKSAIQERVQKIETLSEDPKPYFRNANFYQEALTGEGEVAKRLHSTLAQFLKADNPEDRSLYRNRLIPVYWDLARSLALKAYGTMPEPKMLLLRFGVLLPTMLDKDQRLMIAQIIQDNRWGEPIHYVDEWLKGIASGSFTLSATDETKAATGQQVSRLARQVETARGKVEAQLMLIKTRNEEMESIETSLRRLVGDLTEREVRYETQQKGPYTDAQRSIFADISADLRRLSHQGREMGRAYLELERYQDALADLKRQAEQAGEDIDAVDTKASMEEMGTIRQMAKLCVGRQGNHFPLLSRQYFRGGLASVGTRENVHNILADVEHLDQGLFLRTFKQKTTRIVPNIILVPCYGDLGICWEPFERYNRATSRGRLAIPMYSKDLTTAVIAALGDLRWQVAKERAAHYWMEEGLTGWYYQWFSEQRMKGDVKDQFIQDYILWITKESNGTQKMPREVRDIFWRYIPFPQEVKETLKNRGFVYQDLYKKDQNRAMSVGY, encoded by the coding sequence ATGGTATACACTAGTGTCATGAGTTCCTCCTTTGACACAAGCGATAATCTCTTTGTCTCGCCCGAGGCCTCGGAACAGGATACGGAAGCCCCCCGTTTTGCAGACCTCTTTGATGAAGATCTTCCTGATGATTTTCAGGATGACCCCGACGCCGACGAGAAATCTGCGATCCAAGAGAGGGTCCAGAAGATCGAGACCCTCTCGGAGGACCCCAAGCCGTACTTCCGCAATGCCAACTTCTACCAGGAGGCCCTCACCGGCGAGGGGGAGGTGGCAAAACGCCTTCACAGTACCCTGGCGCAATTTCTGAAGGCCGATAACCCCGAAGACCGATCGCTATACCGAAACCGCCTCATTCCCGTCTACTGGGACCTGGCTCGTTCCCTGGCGCTCAAGGCTTATGGGACGATGCCCGAGCCCAAGATGTTGCTCCTCCGCTTTGGTGTCCTCCTGCCCACCATGCTCGACAAGGACCAGCGCCTCATGATCGCCCAGATTATCCAGGACAATCGTTGGGGAGAGCCGATTCACTACGTCGATGAATGGCTGAAGGGAATCGCTTCGGGAAGTTTTACGCTCTCCGCTACCGATGAGACCAAGGCCGCCACGGGCCAGCAGGTGTCCCGCCTCGCCCGTCAGGTTGAAACGGCTCGAGGCAAGGTAGAAGCCCAGCTGATGCTCATCAAAACCCGCAACGAGGAAATGGAATCGATTGAAACCTCCCTGAGGCGTCTGGTGGGGGATCTCACAGAGCGGGAAGTCCGTTACGAGACTCAGCAGAAAGGCCCCTACACCGATGCCCAGCGCAGCATCTTTGCCGACATATCGGCCGATCTCCGCCGCCTGAGCCACCAGGGACGGGAGATGGGCCGGGCCTACCTGGAACTTGAACGCTACCAGGACGCTCTGGCCGATCTCAAGCGGCAAGCCGAGCAAGCCGGAGAAGACATCGATGCCGTTGACACAAAAGCCTCCATGGAAGAGATGGGAACGATCCGGCAAATGGCAAAACTCTGCGTGGGTCGCCAGGGCAATCACTTTCCCCTGCTCTCCCGCCAGTACTTTCGGGGTGGCCTGGCCTCGGTGGGGACACGAGAGAACGTTCACAATATTCTGGCCGATGTGGAACATCTTGATCAGGGACTCTTCCTTCGTACCTTCAAGCAGAAAACCACCAGAATTGTACCAAACATTATCCTGGTCCCCTGTTACGGAGATCTGGGTATCTGCTGGGAACCCTTCGAGCGGTACAACCGTGCCACCAGCCGCGGTCGCCTGGCAATCCCCATGTACAGCAAGGATCTGACCACAGCGGTTATTGCTGCCCTGGGGGATCTCCGGTGGCAGGTGGCGAAGGAACGCGCAGCCCACTACTGGATGGAAGAGGGCCTCACGGGGTGGTACTACCAGTGGTTTTCCGAACAGCGCATGAAGGGCGACGTGAAGGATCAGTTCATCCAGGATTATATCCTCTGGATCACCAAGGAGAGCAACGGAACCCAGAAGATGCCCCGGGAAGTCCGGGATATCTTCTGGCGGTACATTCCCTTCCCCCAGGAGGTGAAGGAGACCCTGAAAAACAGGGGCTTTGTATACCAGGATCTGTACAAGAAGGATCAGAACCGGGCCATGTCAGTGGGATATTAG
- a CDS encoding FecR family protein has product MNKILYTTRPSKPFLSSLRFSRWLRPVRPSRAVKGLLLPGLILGGLLVSSPAVLAESIGRIEYIEGDVALIRDGEILDEFQINPGDPLLEMDVIQTGFDGYAEVLLTAGGRSTVRIQENTAYYIEVEPQTGGGENTRLRLLSGSVEMAVQNVSRNSQVNVETRSAVLGVRGTEFDVLTAPDESTLAGVRAGQVEVSSSGQKVLVDGGSAAEVQQNQAPRSQTVPEGDFDQFYSVWTEARLQAFRSGAPTFIKAYVRRFNDTEPEFQKAYRELMAHRNRLEREASRTGTSLGGDMRLRTEVSPALIKMRSILPLFENTVYRLEELSRFHAQGIGETTIDGVRSGDFFARFSRVEQNLRRQLGEVRTVFRLYRVIEQRSFGGLPEGSGGPFGGGSPINSMGF; this is encoded by the coding sequence ATGAACAAGATCCTGTACACGACACGACCCTCGAAACCATTTTTATCGTCCCTGCGTTTTAGCCGATGGCTTCGCCCGGTCAGACCCTCGCGCGCCGTCAAGGGGCTTCTTCTCCCGGGCCTTATCCTGGGAGGCCTCCTGGTGTCCTCTCCAGCGGTTCTCGCCGAATCAATCGGCAGAATAGAGTATATCGAAGGCGACGTGGCCTTGATCCGGGACGGGGAGATCCTTGATGAGTTCCAGATCAACCCGGGAGATCCTCTGCTGGAAATGGATGTGATCCAGACGGGGTTCGACGGCTACGCCGAGGTTCTCCTGACCGCCGGAGGCCGCTCCACCGTTCGAATACAGGAAAACACAGCCTACTATATCGAGGTAGAACCCCAGACCGGCGGAGGAGAGAACACCCGGCTCCGTCTTCTTTCAGGGTCAGTGGAGATGGCGGTGCAGAATGTGTCGCGAAACTCCCAGGTAAACGTGGAAACCCGATCGGCCGTGCTGGGAGTCCGGGGAACGGAGTTTGATGTTCTCACCGCACCAGACGAGAGCACCCTGGCAGGGGTTCGTGCCGGCCAGGTTGAAGTTTCCTCAAGCGGACAAAAAGTCCTGGTCGATGGCGGATCGGCAGCAGAAGTCCAGCAGAACCAGGCCCCTCGTTCCCAGACGGTACCAGAGGGTGACTTCGATCAGTTTTACTCTGTCTGGACCGAGGCCCGGTTGCAGGCCTTCCGAAGCGGGGCCCCAACATTCATCAAGGCCTACGTCCGCCGGTTTAACGACACAGAGCCGGAGTTTCAGAAGGCCTACCGAGAACTCATGGCTCACCGAAACCGGCTGGAGAGAGAAGCATCCCGCACCGGAACCTCTCTCGGGGGGGATATGCGTCTCCGCACCGAGGTGAGCCCTGCCCTCATCAAGATGCGCAGCATCCTGCCTCTCTTCGAGAACACCGTATACCGCCTGGAGGAACTGAGCCGATTCCACGCCCAGGGCATCGGTGAAACCACCATCGACGGAGTCCGATCGGGTGATTTTTTTGCCCGCTTCTCCCGGGTGGAACAGAATCTCCGGCGTCAACTGGGAGAGGTTCGCACGGTCTTCCGGCTCTACCGGGTGATTGAACAACGCAGCTTTGGCGGTCTCCCCGAGGGATCCGGCGGTCCCTTTGGCGGGGGAAGCCCCATCAACTCCATGGGGTTCTAA
- a CDS encoding penicillin-binding protein activator LpoB, with the protein MKRITGLLLVGLAVIFAGCSTPSRTVERTAADAQIDLSGRWNDTDARLVAEEMIDDVLARPWLNQFSSQKGGSPVVVVGDVRNLSSEHIDTTPFIRDIERELINSGMVRFVAGEQARQQIRAERMDQQTQAREETVARLGAETGADFMLRGSISSTVDAIEGMRAIAYAVNMELVNIESNEIVWIGNKEIKKLIEQRRSRW; encoded by the coding sequence ATGAAAAGGATAACAGGACTTTTGCTGGTGGGGCTTGCTGTGATTTTTGCGGGCTGTTCAACGCCAAGCCGAACGGTTGAACGCACAGCTGCCGACGCCCAGATTGACCTGAGCGGTCGCTGGAACGATACCGATGCCCGGCTTGTGGCAGAGGAGATGATCGACGACGTTCTGGCCAGACCTTGGTTAAACCAGTTCTCGTCGCAGAAGGGCGGCTCGCCTGTGGTGGTGGTTGGCGATGTCCGGAACCTCAGTTCCGAGCACATTGATACGACTCCCTTCATCCGAGATATCGAGCGGGAGCTCATAAACAGCGGCATGGTTCGCTTTGTGGCAGGAGAGCAGGCTCGCCAGCAGATCCGGGCAGAGCGGATGGATCAGCAGACCCAGGCCCGGGAAGAGACGGTGGCGCGCCTTGGTGCCGAGACGGGGGCCGATTTTATGTTGCGCGGATCGATATCCTCCACGGTGGACGCCATCGAGGGGATGCGGGCAATCGCCTACGCCGTCAATATGGAACTTGTTAACATTGAAAGCAACGAGATCGTGTGGATCGGAAACAAGGAAATTAAAAAGTTGATTGAACAGCGGCGCTCGCGTTGGTAG
- a CDS encoding LPP20 family lipoprotein: protein MTIMMNGKKRMVLSAGVFAAMVSLVLAGVLAGCSSSPKPARPAPGKADLPEWYLNPAAVYPDDVYLTAVGTGDTRRAAEQQAMAGLSQIFEANIQVDMTTQERYRDIVTAQGDFSEAEVELAQTTSVQSAQRLTNVQMGEAAVDESGRVHAIAYIERLPTGRLYVDLIEKNAAQVASFLTQADASDNLIREYAYVSAAWIIASGNELLRDQLRIIAPSMGQMVQLPYSYDSLIQRRTDIASGMRVSISITGDTGDRVEGVVRQALGEERFPVSATDPVLRVTGRVQVEPIELTSDFESARWVLNLDVAGPDGSSIVSYDDQGRSSAVTTESAIAFAYRDIQAAVKNNFVSRLRGYFDGLVLGD from the coding sequence ATGACGATTATGATGAACGGAAAAAAACGAATGGTGCTGTCGGCGGGCGTCTTTGCCGCGATGGTGTCTCTGGTCCTTGCGGGGGTTCTTGCCGGGTGTTCCAGCTCTCCCAAGCCGGCCCGGCCCGCTCCGGGGAAAGCCGATTTGCCCGAGTGGTACCTGAATCCCGCGGCAGTGTATCCCGATGATGTCTATCTGACAGCGGTGGGAACGGGCGATACCCGACGGGCCGCCGAGCAGCAGGCCATGGCGGGGCTTTCCCAAATCTTTGAGGCGAATATCCAGGTGGATATGACCACCCAGGAACGGTACCGGGATATTGTTACTGCCCAGGGGGATTTCTCGGAAGCTGAAGTCGAGTTGGCCCAAACCACCTCGGTCCAGTCTGCGCAGCGTCTCACCAACGTTCAGATGGGTGAAGCCGCTGTGGACGAGTCGGGGCGCGTTCACGCCATTGCCTACATCGAGCGTCTTCCCACGGGTCGCCTTTATGTGGATTTGATCGAGAAAAACGCTGCTCAGGTTGCCTCTTTTCTGACTCAGGCCGATGCAAGTGACAACCTGATCCGGGAATACGCCTACGTGAGCGCAGCCTGGATCATCGCATCGGGGAACGAGCTTCTGCGGGATCAACTGCGAATTATCGCCCCCTCCATGGGTCAGATGGTGCAGTTGCCCTATTCCTACGATTCCTTGATTCAGCGGCGCACCGATATCGCCTCGGGAATGCGCGTTTCCATCTCCATCACCGGGGACACCGGTGACCGTGTCGAGGGCGTGGTTCGCCAGGCCCTGGGGGAGGAACGCTTTCCGGTCTCTGCGACAGATCCGGTCCTTCGGGTCACCGGCAGGGTTCAGGTTGAGCCGATAGAGCTGACCTCGGATTTTGAATCGGCTCGCTGGGTTCTAAACCTTGATGTTGCCGGCCCTGATGGCAGCTCGATCGTCTCCTACGATGATCAGGGCAGGTCTTCGGCGGTCACCACGGAATCGGCCATAGCTTTCGCGTATCGCGATATTCAGGCAGCGGTGAAGAATAACTTTGTCTCCCGCCTGCGCGGATATTTTGATGGGCTGGTGCTGGGGGACTAA